One part of the Helicobacter pylori genome encodes these proteins:
- a CDS encoding Laminin subunit alpha-2 precursor, with translation MSKISNHYNPSLMVRDYHTQRVSPHARKEENKEIQNLSENDEKIKLAKQAKQDNLAIGDLESRLKSLKGMDKDAKELVGISKSYAHNNEKDRSDFERFKGRLDKAIDSFNQKSGNDSLKLPSNIDIDDTKALEKFSKSLESEKESIQNSLHQWKKQLAETNHLNKEYNTLDKTRLNAQKFQDVHDTSKITPSRLQDLLA, from the coding sequence ATGTCTAAGATTTCAAATCATTATAACCCGTCTTTGATGGTGAGGGATTACCATACTCAAAGGGTTAGTCCGCACGCAAGAAAAGAAGAAAATAAGGAAATTCAAAATCTTTCAGAGAATGATGAAAAGATCAAATTGGCCAAACAAGCTAAGCAGGATAACCTAGCCATAGGGGATTTAGAAAGCCGTCTCAAAAGCTTAAAAGGCATGGATAAAGACGCTAAAGAGTTGGTAGGGATTTCTAAATCTTACGCTCATAACAATGAAAAAGATCGAAGCGATTTTGAGCGTTTTAAAGGCCGTTTGGATAAAGCGATTGATTCTTTCAACCAAAAATCAGGCAACGATAGTTTGAAACTCCCTAGCAATATTGATATTGACGACACGAAGGCTTTGGAGAAATTTTCAAAATCATTAGAAAGTGAGAAAGAAAGCATTCAAAACTCTTTGCACCAGTGGAAAAAACAGCTCGCTGAAACGAATCATTTGAACAAGGAATACAACACCTTAGATAAAACGAGACTGAACGCTCAAAAATTCCAAGATGTCCATGACACAAGCAAGATCACCCCATCTCGCTTGCAAGACTTGCTCGCTTGA
- the pseC gene encoding UDP-4-amino-4,6-dideoxy-N-acetyl-beta-L-altrosamine transaminase has product MKEFAYSEPCLDEEDKKAVLEVLNSKQLTQGKRSLLFEEALCEFLGVKHALVFNSATSALLTLYRNFSGFSAHCNEIITTPISFVATANMLLESGYTPVFAEVKNDGNIDELALEKLITKKTKAIVSVDYAGKSVEIESIQKLCKKHSLSFLSDSSHALGSEYQNKKVGGFALASVFSFHAIKPITTAEGGAVVTNNSELYEKMKLFRSHGMLKKDFFEGEVKSIGHNFRLNEIQSALGLSQLKKAPLLMQKREEIALTYDRIFKDNPYFTPLHPLLKHKSSNHLYPILMDQKFFTFKRSILENLHKLGILAQVHYKPIYQYQLYQQLFTAPLKSAEDFYNAEISLPCHANLDLESVQNIAHGVLKTFESFNRISSV; this is encoded by the coding sequence TTGAAAGAGTTTGCTTATAGCGAGCCTTGTTTAGATGAAGAAGATAAAAAGGCTGTTTTAGAGGTTTTAAATTCCAAACAGCTCACGCAAGGCAAACGCTCTCTGTTATTTGAAGAAGCTTTGTGCGAGTTTTTGGGCGTTAAACATGCGTTAGTGTTTAACAGCGCGACTTCAGCCCTTTTAACGCTTTATAGGAATTTTAGCGGATTTAGCGCTCATTGTAATGAAATAATCACCACCCCTATAAGCTTTGTAGCGACGGCTAACATGCTCTTAGAAAGCGGCTATACACCCGTATTTGCTGAAGTCAAAAACGATGGCAATATAGATGAATTGGCCCTAGAAAAGCTCATTACTAAAAAAACCAAAGCCATAGTGAGCGTGGATTATGCCGGTAAAAGCGTGGAAATAGAAAGCATTCAAAAGCTTTGCAAAAAACATTCTTTGAGTTTTCTTTCTGACAGCTCGCATGCTCTAGGGAGCGAGTATCAAAACAAAAAAGTAGGAGGCTTTGCGTTAGCGAGCGTGTTTAGTTTCCATGCCATTAAGCCTATCACTACGGCTGAGGGGGGAGCGGTGGTTACTAATAATAGCGAATTATATGAAAAAATGAAATTGTTTCGCTCTCATGGCATGCTCAAAAAAGATTTTTTTGAAGGCGAAGTCAAAAGCATAGGGCATAATTTCCGCTTGAATGAAATCCAAAGCGCTTTGGGTTTGAGCCAGCTTAAAAAAGCCCCCCTTTTAATGCAAAAAAGAGAAGAAATCGCTCTAACTTATGATAGGATTTTTAAAGATAACCCTTATTTCACCCCTTTACACCCCTTGTTAAAACACAAAAGCTCTAACCACCTTTATCCTATTTTAATGGATCAAAAATTTTTTACATTTAAAAGATCCATTTTAGAAAATTTGCACAAGCTTGGCATTTTAGCCCAAGTGCATTACAAGCCCATCTATCAATACCAATTGTATCAACAGCTCTTCACAGCCCCATTAAAAAGCGCAGAAGATTTTTATAACGCTGAAATTTCCTTGCCTTGTCATGCGAATTTAGATTTAGAGAGCGTTCAAAACATCGCTCATGGCGTTTTAAAAACTTTTGAGAGTTTTAATAGAATAAGTTCCGTTTAG
- a CDS encoding ribonucleotide-diphosphate reductase subunit beta has protein sequence MEVSRKKIYNPDSTESVNERKIFGGNPTSMFDLNKIKYQWADHLWKTMLANTWFAEEVSMNDDKRDYLKLSAEEKIGYDRALAQLIFMDSLQTNNLIDNVNPFITSPEINLCLVRQAYEEALHSHAYAVMVESISANTEEIYDMWRNDMQLKSKNDYIAQVYMELAKNPTEENILKALFANQILEGIYFYSGFSYFYTLARSGKMLGSAQMIRFIQRDEVTHLILFQNMINALKNERADLFTPKLINEVIEMFKKAVEIEALWGDYITQGKILGLTSSLIEQYIQFLADSRLSKVGIAKVYGVQHPIKWVESFSSFNEQRSNFFEARVSNYAKGSVSFDDF, from the coding sequence ATGGAAGTTTCACGCAAGAAAATTTACAACCCCGATTCTACAGAAAGTGTGAATGAAAGAAAGATTTTTGGGGGTAATCCTACAAGCATGTTTGATTTGAATAAAATCAAGTATCAATGGGCGGATCATTTGTGGAAAACGATGCTCGCTAACACCTGGTTTGCCGAAGAAGTGAGCATGAACGATGACAAAAGAGATTATTTGAAATTAAGCGCAGAAGAAAAGATCGGCTATGACAGAGCTTTAGCACAACTCATTTTTATGGATAGCTTGCAAACCAATAATTTAATTGACAATGTCAATCCCTTTATCACCAGTCCCGAAATCAATTTGTGTTTGGTGCGTCAAGCTTATGAAGAAGCCTTACACAGCCATGCGTATGCGGTGATGGTAGAAAGCATTAGCGCGAATACTGAAGAAATTTATGACATGTGGCGTAACGATATGCAATTAAAAAGCAAGAACGATTATATCGCGCAAGTGTATATGGAATTAGCCAAAAACCCTACAGAAGAAAACATCCTCAAAGCACTTTTTGCGAACCAGATTTTAGAGGGGATTTATTTTTATAGCGGGTTTAGCTATTTTTACACTTTGGCTAGGAGTGGTAAGATGCTAGGATCAGCGCAAATGATTCGTTTTATCCAAAGAGATGAGGTAACGCATTTGATTTTATTCCAAAACATGATCAACGCTTTAAAGAATGAAAGAGCGGATCTATTCACGCCAAAATTGATTAATGAAGTCATAGAAATGTTTAAAAAAGCGGTAGAAATTGAAGCCTTGTGGGGGGATTATATCACGCAAGGCAAGATTTTAGGGCTAACTTCAAGCCTGATTGAGCAATACATCCAGTTTTTAGCGGATAGCCGTTTGAGTAAGGTGGGTATCGCTAAAGTTTATGGCGTCCAACACCCCATTAAATGGGTAGAGAGCTTTTCAAGTTTCAATGAGCAACGCTCCAATTTCTTTGAAGCTAGGGTGAGCAATTACGCTAAAGGGAGCGTGAGTTTTGATGATTTTTAA
- the pcm gene encoding protein-L-isoaspartate O-methyltransferase, whose product MNSIKNHLMCEEIHKRFHLHPKVREAMESIEREVFVPAPFKHFAYTLNALSMQAQQYISSPLTVAKMTQYLEIDHVDSVLEIGCGSGYQAAVLSQIFRRVFSVERIENLYLEARLRLKNLGLDNVHVKFADGNKGWEQYAPYDRILFSACAKNIPQALIDQLEEGGILVAPIQENNEQVIKRFVKQNNALRVQKVLEKCSFVPVIDGVQ is encoded by the coding sequence TTGAATAGTATCAAAAACCATTTGATGTGTGAAGAAATCCATAAGCGTTTTCATTTGCATCCCAAAGTGAGAGAGGCTATGGAGAGCATTGAAAGGGAGGTTTTTGTGCCAGCCCCCTTTAAACACTTTGCCTACACTTTAAACGCGCTTTCTATGCAAGCGCAACAATACATCTCTTCGCCCCTAACCGTGGCCAAAATGACGCAATATTTAGAAATCGATCATGTGGATAGCGTGCTAGAAATTGGCTGCGGGAGCGGCTATCAAGCGGCGGTGCTGTCTCAAATTTTCAGGCGCGTTTTTAGCGTTGAAAGGATTGAAAACCTGTATTTAGAAGCGCGTTTGCGCCTTAAAAATCTCGGTTTAGACAACGTTCATGTTAAATTCGCTGATGGGAACAAGGGCTGGGAGCAATACGCCCCCTATGACAGGATTTTGTTCTCTGCTTGCGCTAAAAATATCCCTCAAGCGCTTATTGATCAGCTTGAAGAAGGTGGGATATTAGTTGCGCCCATTCAAGAAAACAACGAGCAAGTCATCAAACGCTTTGTGAAGCAAAATAACGCCTTGCGCGTCCAAAAAGTGTTAGAAAAATGCTCGTTTGTGCCTGTCATAGATGGGGTGCAATAA
- a CDS encoding LptF/LptG family permease — translation MIKHYLFMAVSQVFFSFFLVLFFISSIVLLISIASVTLVIKVSFLDLVQLFLYSLPGTIFFILPITFFAACALGLSRLSYDHELLVFFSLGVSPKTMTKAFVPLSLLVSAILLVFSLILIPTSKSAYYGFLRQKKDKIDINIRAGEFGQKLGDWLVYVDKAENNSYDNLVLFSNKSLSQESFILAQKGNINNQNGVFELNLYSGHAYFTQGDKMRKVDFEELHLRNKLKSFNSNDAAYLQGTDYLGYWKKAFGKNANKNQKRRFSQAILVSLFPLASVFLIPLFGIANPRFKTNWSYFYVLGAVGVYFLMVHVISTDLFLMTFFFPFIWAFVSYLLFRKFILKRY, via the coding sequence ATGATTAAACACTATCTTTTCATGGCGGTTTCGCAAGTCTTTTTCTCTTTCTTTTTAGTGCTGTTTTTTATCTCTTCTATCGTGTTATTAATCAGTATCGCAAGCGTAACGCTCGTGATTAAAGTGAGCTTTTTGGATCTAGTGCAACTCTTTTTGTATTCCTTGCCAGGAACCATTTTTTTTATTTTGCCGATCACTTTTTTTGCGGCTTGCGCTTTGGGGCTTTCAAGGCTTAGCTATGACCATGAACTATTAGTGTTTTTCTCTTTAGGGGTTTCGCCTAAAACAATGACTAAAGCGTTTGTGCCTTTAAGTCTGTTAGTGAGCGCGATTTTATTGGTGTTTTCGCTTATTTTAATCCCCACTTCTAAGAGCGCTTATTACGGGTTTTTGCGTCAAAAAAAAGACAAAATTGATATTAATATCAGAGCCGGTGAATTCGGGCAAAAATTAGGCGATTGGCTCGTGTATGTAGATAAAGCTGAAAACAATTCCTATGATAATTTAGTGCTTTTTTCCAATAAAAGCCTCTCTCAAGAAAGCTTCATTCTGGCTCAAAAAGGCAATATCAACAACCAAAACGGCGTGTTTGAATTGAATTTATACAGCGGGCATGCGTATTTCACTCAAGGCGATAAAATGCGTAAAGTTGATTTTGAAGAATTGCATTTGCGCAACAAGCTCAAGTCTTTCAATTCTAATGATGCGGCCTATTTGCAAGGCACGGATTATTTGGGTTATTGGAAAAAAGCCTTTGGTAAAAACGCTAATAAAAATCAAAAACGCCGTTTTTCTCAAGCGATTTTAGTTTCATTGTTCCCTTTAGCGAGCGTGTTTTTAATCCCCTTATTTGGCATCGCCAACCCGCGATTCAAAACGAACTGGAGTTATTTTTATGTCCTTGGAGCGGTTGGGGTTTATTTTTTAATGGTGCATGTGATTTCTACGGATTTGTTTTTGATGACCTTTTTCTTCCCCTTTATTTGGGCGTTTGTCTCTTATTTGTTGTTTAGAAAATTCATTTTAAAGCGTTATTAA
- the truA gene encoding tRNA pseudouridine(38-40) synthase TruA, giving the protein MRCFKATIAYDGAYFLGYAKQPNKLGVQDRIESALNALGIKSVVVAAGRTDKGVHANNQVLSFCAQKHWNAAKLFYYLAPKLAPHIVLKKLEEKNFHARFDAQKRAYRYLLTKNLKTPFLAPYIACGDYGSLDLLNSALKQFTGKHDFSLFKKEGGATTDPNRIIFNAFAYTAFIMGHECVVFKIIGDAFLRSSVRLIIQACVQYSLEKITLAEIQAQIHNIKATIKTPIMANGLYLHRVYY; this is encoded by the coding sequence ATGCGTTGTTTTAAGGCTACTATCGCTTATGATGGGGCGTATTTTTTAGGCTATGCCAAGCAGCCTAACAAACTCGGCGTTCAAGATAGAATAGAAAGCGCTTTAAACGCGCTAGGGATTAAAAGCGTTGTGGTTGCGGCTGGGCGCACGGATAAAGGCGTGCATGCGAACAATCAAGTGCTGTCTTTTTGCGCTCAAAAACACTGGAATGCCGCTAAATTATTTTATTATCTAGCCCCTAAACTCGCCCCGCATATTGTCTTAAAAAAACTAGAAGAAAAAAACTTCCATGCGCGTTTTGACGCTCAAAAAAGAGCGTATCGTTACCTTTTGACGAAGAATTTAAAAACGCCTTTTTTAGCGCCTTATATCGCTTGTGGGGATTATGGCTCACTAGATTTATTAAACAGCGCTTTAAAGCAATTCACAGGCAAGCATGATTTTTCTTTGTTTAAAAAAGAAGGCGGGGCTACAACCGATCCTAATCGCATCATTTTTAACGCTTTTGCTTATACAGCCTTTATCATGGGGCATGAGTGCGTGGTGTTTAAAATCATTGGCGACGCGTTTTTACGCTCCAGTGTGCGTTTGATCATTCAAGCATGCGTTCAATATTCCTTAGAAAAAATCACGCTCGCTGAAATTCAAGCACAAATCCATAACATTAAAGCCACTATAAAAACGCCCATAATGGCTAATGGCTTGTATTTGCACAGGGTGTATTATTGA
- the galE gene encoding UDP-glucose 4-epimerase GalE: protein MALLFTGACGYIGSHTARAFLEKTKENIIIVDDLSTGFLEHIKALEHYYPNRVVFIQANLNETHKLDAFLNKQQLKDPIESILHFGAKISVEESTHLPLEYYTNNTLNTLELVKLCLKHAIKRFIFSSTAVVYGESSSSLNEESPLNPINPYGASKMMSERILLDTSKIADFKCVILRYFNVAGACMRNDYTTPYTLGQRTLNATHLIKIACECAVGKRKKMGIFGTNYPTRDGTCIRDYIHVDDLANAHLASYHTLLEKNKSEIYNVGYNQGHSVKEVVEKVKEISNKDFLVEILDKRQGDPASLIANNAKILQNTPFKPLYDNLDTIIKSALDWEEHLLRFQ, encoded by the coding sequence ATGGCATTATTATTCACAGGAGCGTGCGGGTATATAGGCTCGCATACCGCAAGGGCGTTTTTAGAAAAAACCAAAGAAAACATCATTATTGTAGATGACTTAAGCACCGGTTTTTTAGAGCATATCAAAGCGTTAGAGCATTACTACCCTAATAGGGTTGTGTTTATTCAAGCGAATTTGAATGAAACGCACAAATTAGACGCCTTTTTAAATAAGCAACAGCTAAAAGACCCTATTGAATCCATTTTGCACTTTGGAGCTAAAATCTCAGTAGAAGAATCCACGCACTTGCCTTTAGAATACTACACCAACAACACGCTCAACACTTTAGAGCTTGTCAAACTTTGCTTAAAACATGCAATCAAGCGTTTTATTTTTTCTTCCACGGCCGTGGTTTATGGCGAATCTAGTTCAAGCTTGAATGAAGAAAGCCCCTTAAACCCCATTAATCCTTATGGAGCGTCTAAAATGATGAGCGAAAGGATCTTGTTAGACACTTCTAAAATAGCGGATTTTAAATGCGTTATTTTGCGCTATTTCAATGTGGCTGGGGCATGCATGCGCAATGATTATACCACCCCCTACACTTTAGGGCAGCGCACGCTCAACGCCACGCATTTGATCAAAATCGCATGCGAATGCGCGGTGGGGAAAAGGAAAAAAATGGGGATTTTTGGCACTAATTACCCCACTAGAGATGGCACTTGCATTAGGGATTATATCCATGTAGATGATTTGGCTAACGCACATTTAGCGAGCTATCACACTCTTTTAGAAAAAAATAAGAGCGAGATCTATAATGTCGGCTACAATCAAGGCCATAGCGTGAAAGAAGTGGTAGAAAAGGTCAAAGAAATCTCAAATAAGGATTTTTTAGTGGAAATTTTAGACAAACGACAGGGCGATCCAGCAAGCCTTATTGCCAATAACGCTAAAATCTTACAAAACACCCCTTTCAAACCCCTTTATGACAACCTGGACACCATTATCAAAAGCGCTCTAGATTGGGAAGAACACCTTTTAAGATTTCAATAA